A DNA window from Mycoplasmopsis pullorum contains the following coding sequences:
- a CDS encoding Rrf2 family transcriptional regulator, which translates to MKNITYNKFCFSDFVISLHALTYLWHKKDYVSSSELAKNINANPVQVRKLMSIFVEKGIINKKDGRFGGYIFAQNDLNLNELVKTINFNFINVTWLSGGDSNCNISKNFADFTNELVEKLNETITKELSNISISSIEKQLIETKE; encoded by the coding sequence ATGAAAAATATTACATATAATAAATTTTGTTTTAGTGATTTTGTGATCTCTTTGCATGCATTAACTTATTTATGACATAAAAAAGATTACGTTTCAAGTTCTGAATTAGCAAAAAATATCAACGCAAATCCTGTGCAAGTTAGAAAACTAATGTCAATTTTTGTCGAGAAAGGAATAATCAACAAAAAAGACGGAAGATTTGGTGGTTATATTTTTGCACAAAATGATTTGAACTTAAATGAGTTGGTCAAAACAATTAATTTTAATTTTATTAATGTTACGTGGTTAAGCGGTGGTGATTCTAATTGCAACATTTCGAAAAATTTTGCCGATTTTACAAATGAATTAGTTGAAAAACTCAATGAAACTATCACAAAAGAATTGTCTAATATTTCAATTTCATCGATTGAAAAACAATTAATAGAAACTAAGGAGTAA
- a CDS encoding dihydrolipoyl dehydrogenase family protein, with the protein MGWGKGGKTLAKEVANAGLKVAIIEKDPKMYGGTCINVGCLPSKSLVHSAKVLQQVQKLGVERNWEFNQNTFKEAMKHKREFVKFLNQKNYELLANNKNCDVYLGEASFVDSHNIKIVNHQNEEVVISAKKIVINTGSTPRVPNFIPGAVDSPRVLSSKEILDLDQLPKTMLVVGAGFIGLEFASYYSNFGTKVTVIQHNNDFLPSEDDDDANVVLETLKSQGINFIFNAQIKSFKDQGDKVIVEYTYENSNHVNEYDVVLMSIGRIPNIQGLDLEKAGVEVENNAIKVDSKLRTTAQHIFACGDVKGGAFFTYVSLDDSRIILPQILSLDLLRDLSDRTWLPTSTFIDPTYSRTGYNEKQAQKMSLKYSIKRISTLQIPKAHVIDEKKGFMKLLIDENDCIIGATIFNYESAEMINLISLAIKYQIKYNDLKNFIYTHPTFTESLNEI; encoded by the coding sequence ATAGGTTGAGGTAAAGGCGGAAAAACCTTAGCAAAAGAAGTAGCGAATGCAGGATTAAAGGTTGCTATTATTGAAAAAGATCCAAAAATGTATGGTGGTACTTGTATCAATGTTGGTTGTTTACCATCTAAATCATTAGTTCATAGTGCAAAAGTGTTGCAACAAGTGCAAAAATTAGGTGTTGAAAGAAATTGAGAATTTAATCAAAACACCTTTAAAGAAGCGATGAAACACAAAAGAGAATTTGTTAAATTCTTAAATCAAAAAAATTATGAATTATTAGCAAATAATAAAAATTGTGACGTGTATCTTGGAGAAGCTTCATTTGTTGACTCACATAACATCAAAATAGTTAATCATCAAAATGAAGAAGTTGTGATATCTGCTAAGAAAATTGTAATTAACACCGGTTCAACTCCACGAGTACCTAATTTTATCCCAGGAGCAGTTGACAGTCCCCGGGTACTCTCAAGCAAAGAAATTTTAGATTTAGATCAATTACCAAAAACAATGCTGGTAGTTGGAGCTGGTTTTATCGGTTTAGAATTTGCTAGTTATTATAGTAATTTCGGAACCAAAGTAACAGTAATACAGCATAATAATGATTTTTTACCAAGTGAAGATGATGACGATGCTAATGTGGTACTCGAAACACTAAAAAGCCAAGGAATTAATTTTATTTTCAACGCACAAATTAAATCTTTCAAAGATCAAGGTGATAAGGTAATTGTTGAATATACTTATGAAAACTCAAATCATGTTAACGAATACGATGTTGTTTTAATGAGTATTGGTCGAATACCTAATATTCAAGGTCTTGATTTAGAAAAAGCTGGTGTTGAAGTCGAAAACAATGCAATTAAAGTTGATTCAAAATTAAGAACGACTGCACAACATATTTTTGCGTGTGGAGATGTCAAAGGTGGAGCGTTTTTTACTTATGTTTCTCTTGATGATTCAAGAATTATCTTACCCCAAATTCTTAGTTTAGATTTATTGAGAGATTTAAGCGATCGAACTTGATTACCTACTTCAACGTTTATTGATCCTACTTATTCTCGTACTGGATATAATGAAAAACAAGCTCAAAAGATGAGTTTAAAATACAGTATTAAACGCATTTCAACATTGCAAATTCCAAAAGCTCATGTAATAGACGAAAAGAAAGGTTTCATGAAGCTTTTAATTGACGAAAACGACTGCATTATAGGAGCAACAATCTTTAATTATGAGAGCGCTGAGATGATTAATTTAATTAGTTTAGCAATCAAATATCAAATTAAATATAATGATTTAAAAAACTTTATTTACACACATCCAACTTTTACAGAATCATTAAATGAAATTTAG
- a CDS encoding GIY-YIG nuclease family protein encodes MDQNESLIINKIKQTPDKPGVYLWKNSDGEVIYVGKAKSLRKRMIQYFEGRLNSYKTYDLVKNIDDFDIFITLNEREALILEKNLIEKYHPPYNILLLDDRRYPYIKVSIKDRLTFSFTKNLIKDKQRNDFLYGPFPQGYGAKEIMRMLEREFLYENGLPINNKDIKYWEEKRDEIIEILSFKKNNFLKHLKSKMEFFAQNLNFEIALEYKNVINYFQKLKDAQIVELNSEKNIDVFDCIFKDDKIFISVLFYRYGVLISKDKILLENLTSVNETLETFFEQYYQNKELPDKLLINKEIEELNLELITLKNVTYPKVGQLANLIKVAHEQNLFFIENNQIVKKDNKIAKNLECMKELKKLLNFQNVKNLIVFDNSTFNNTDPVGVAVVYSNGVKNKSLYKKFNHAKDLVGNYRHADVQYMYLSVKKYFQSNSHQESDVIIIDGGIPQLKEAQRALLELGISKFQIFSLVKNDHHLTRAIITNNYQEIKIENNDLFLFLKEIQIEVDRFAKSHFRKRQITSTLAGSLSKIKGIGPAIEKKLLDRFKTYSNIYNASEEELRQVVSGKITSLIIEERKKKLK; translated from the coding sequence ATGGATCAAAATGAATCTTTAATAATTAACAAAATTAAACAAACACCAGATAAGCCTGGTGTTTATTTATGAAAAAATAGTGATGGAGAAGTGATTTATGTTGGTAAAGCAAAATCACTTCGCAAACGGATGATTCAATATTTTGAAGGACGTTTAAACTCATATAAAACTTATGATTTAGTCAAAAATATTGATGATTTTGATATTTTTATCACTTTAAATGAACGTGAAGCGTTGATTTTAGAGAAAAATTTAATCGAAAAATATCATCCGCCTTATAATATTTTACTTTTAGATGATCGAAGATATCCATATATTAAAGTCAGCATCAAAGACAGGTTGACTTTTAGCTTTACCAAGAATTTAATCAAAGATAAACAAAGAAACGATTTTTTATACGGTCCTTTTCCGCAAGGTTATGGTGCTAAAGAAATAATGAGAATGCTTGAACGTGAATTTCTCTACGAAAATGGATTACCAATTAACAATAAAGACATTAAATATTGAGAAGAAAAACGTGACGAAATAATTGAAATTTTATCTTTTAAAAAAAATAATTTTTTAAAGCATCTTAAGAGTAAAATGGAGTTTTTTGCACAAAACTTAAATTTCGAAATTGCTTTGGAATATAAAAACGTAATTAATTATTTTCAAAAACTTAAAGATGCTCAAATTGTTGAATTAAATTCTGAAAAAAATATTGATGTATTTGACTGTATCTTCAAAGATGATAAGATTTTTATTTCCGTTTTATTCTATCGTTATGGTGTTTTAATATCAAAAGATAAAATTTTATTAGAAAACTTAACTAGTGTGAATGAAACTTTAGAGACATTTTTTGAGCAATATTATCAAAACAAAGAACTGCCTGATAAGTTGTTAATTAATAAAGAAATTGAAGAGTTAAATTTAGAATTAATTACACTCAAAAACGTAACTTATCCAAAAGTTGGACAATTAGCTAATTTAATCAAAGTCGCTCATGAGCAAAATCTATTTTTCATCGAAAATAATCAAATAGTTAAAAAAGACAACAAAATTGCAAAAAATCTTGAGTGCATGAAAGAGTTAAAGAAACTGTTGAACTTTCAAAATGTTAAAAATTTAATAGTTTTTGATAATTCAACCTTTAATAATACCGATCCTGTCGGTGTTGCTGTAGTTTATAGCAACGGAGTCAAAAATAAATCGCTATATAAAAAGTTTAATCATGCTAAAGATTTGGTTGGAAATTATCGACATGCGGATGTTCAATACATGTACTTGAGTGTTAAAAAATATTTTCAAAGTAATTCACACCAAGAAAGTGATGTGATTATCATTGACGGAGGGATTCCACAGCTTAAAGAAGCTCAAAGAGCATTGCTCGAATTAGGAATTAGTAAATTTCAAATTTTTTCGCTAGTTAAAAATGACCATCACTTAACTCGAGCAATAATCACAAATAATTATCAAGAAATTAAAATTGAAAATAATGATTTGTTCTTATTTCTTAAGGAAATCCAAATTGAGGTTGATCGTTTTGCTAAAAGTCACTTCCGTAAACGTCAAATTACTAGCACTTTAGCAGGAAGTTTATCCAAAATTAAAGGAATTGGTCCAGCGATTGAAAAGAAACTTTTAGATCGATTCAAAACTTATTCTAACATCTATAACGCTTCAGAAGAAGAGTTGCGTCAAGTTGTATCTGGAAAAATTACCAGTTTAATAATTGAGGAGCGTAAAAAGAAGCTCAAATAG
- the pdhA gene encoding pyruvate dehydrogenase (acetyl-transferring) E1 component subunit alpha — MNKYKYVLVDGKPNVMADPDYMVRYLDIDGNVINKKEKLQHSLSKEQLLEAYKWMVLSRQQDVYMLQLQRQGRMLTFAPNIGEEALQAATAFAMDKKEDWFLPAFRSNCSMLILGMPMINQMLYWNGNETGAKAPEGVNVLPINIVIGSQISHAAGVAYALKQQNKPGVAVTFIGNGGTTEGEFSEGINFAAVQGWPAVFCINNNQWAISTPNKEESVSSTLAAKAYAYGCPGLRVDGNDLIASYEVIKEAIEYSRNEHKPVIVEFVTWRQGPHTTSDNPRIYRTEEQEHEEEKWEPMHRIEKYLYDQKIITPEEKDQIWADALAQVKETYEESMKRIKTDINDIFDYTYEKMPKDLAEQKEDALKYWAEIEGGK, encoded by the coding sequence ATGAACAAATATAAATATGTTTTAGTTGATGGTAAACCTAATGTTATGGCCGATCCAGATTACATGGTTCGCTATTTAGACATTGATGGAAATGTAATTAACAAAAAAGAAAAATTACAACATTCACTATCAAAAGAACAGTTATTAGAAGCTTATAAATGAATGGTTCTTTCAAGACAACAGGACGTTTACATGCTTCAATTACAAAGACAAGGACGTATGCTTACTTTTGCTCCAAATATTGGTGAGGAGGCACTTCAAGCAGCTACTGCTTTTGCTATGGATAAAAAGGAAGATTGATTTTTACCTGCGTTCCGTAGTAACTGTTCAATGTTAATTTTAGGTATGCCGATGATTAACCAAATGTTATATTGAAATGGTAATGAAACAGGTGCTAAAGCTCCTGAAGGAGTTAATGTTTTACCAATTAACATTGTTATTGGTAGTCAAATTTCACATGCAGCTGGTGTTGCATATGCTCTTAAACAACAAAACAAACCTGGTGTTGCGGTTACATTCATTGGTAATGGTGGTACAACTGAAGGAGAATTCTCTGAAGGAATTAACTTTGCCGCTGTGCAAGGATGACCTGCAGTTTTCTGTATTAACAACAACCAATGAGCGATTTCAACTCCAAATAAAGAAGAGTCAGTTTCTTCAACTTTAGCAGCTAAAGCTTATGCTTATGGTTGTCCAGGTTTACGTGTTGATGGTAACGATTTAATCGCTTCATACGAAGTTATTAAAGAAGCAATTGAATATTCACGTAACGAACACAAACCAGTTATTGTTGAATTTGTTACTTGAAGACAAGGACCACATACAACTAGTGATAATCCAAGAATTTATCGTACCGAAGAACAAGAGCATGAAGAAGAAAAATGAGAACCAATGCACCGGATTGAAAAATATCTTTACGATCAAAAAATTATTACTCCAGAAGAAAAAGATCAAATTTGAGCAGATGCATTAGCTCAAGTTAAAGAGACATACGAAGAAAGTATGAAAAGAATTAAAACCGATATTAATGATATTTTTGATTACACATACGAAAAAATGCCTAAGGACTTAGCAGAACAAAAAGAAGATGCACTTAAATACTGAGCTGAAATTGAAGGAGGTAAATAA
- a CDS encoding alpha-ketoacid dehydrogenase subunit beta codes for MSDQKVAMNNIQALTNAMDVAMARDERVVLFGEDAGFEGGVFRATEGLQAKYGKARVFDSPISEAAIAGVAIGAAAAGLRPIGEIQFQGFSYPAMQQIFTQAARFRNRSRGRFSAPLVIRMPMGGGIRALEHHSEALEAIYSHVPGLKVIMPAFPYDTKGLLLAAIEDNDPVIFLEPKKIYRAGKQEVPTGYYTVEIGKANVLVPGNDITVVTYGAQVHECLNAMKKLRAEGSNVSIELIDLRTIKPLDIDTVVESVKKTGRLLVVHEAVKSFSVSAEIMAQVNEKAFEYLKAPMTRLTGYDITVPFAKGEYYHAIDDRKIVKKIKEVMDFKF; via the coding sequence ATGTCTGATCAAAAAGTAGCAATGAATAATATCCAAGCCTTAACTAATGCGATGGATGTTGCTATGGCACGTGACGAAAGAGTTGTACTCTTTGGTGAAGATGCCGGATTCGAAGGTGGTGTATTCCGCGCAACAGAAGGATTACAAGCAAAATACGGAAAAGCACGTGTATTTGACTCTCCTATTTCTGAAGCTGCGATTGCTGGAGTTGCAATTGGAGCAGCTGCAGCTGGTTTAAGACCAATTGGTGAAATTCAATTCCAAGGTTTCTCATATCCTGCAATGCAACAAATCTTTACACAAGCAGCTAGATTTAGAAACCGTTCACGTGGACGTTTTAGTGCACCATTGGTAATCCGTATGCCGATGGGAGGTGGAATTAGAGCTCTTGAACACCACTCTGAAGCACTTGAAGCAATCTATTCACATGTACCTGGATTAAAAGTTATTATGCCAGCCTTTCCTTATGATACAAAAGGTCTATTATTAGCAGCTATTGAAGATAATGATCCTGTTATTTTCTTAGAACCTAAAAAAATCTACCGTGCCGGAAAACAAGAAGTTCCAACTGGATACTACACAGTTGAAATTGGTAAAGCAAACGTTCTTGTACCTGGAAATGACATCACTGTTGTAACATACGGAGCACAAGTGCACGAATGTTTAAATGCGATGAAAAAATTAAGAGCTGAAGGTTCAAATGTGTCAATCGAATTAATTGATTTAAGAACAATTAAACCTTTAGATATTGATACTGTAGTTGAATCAGTTAAAAAAACTGGTCGTTTATTAGTTGTACATGAAGCTGTTAAATCATTCTCAGTTTCAGCTGAAATCATGGCACAAGTAAATGAAAAAGCATTCGAGTATTTAAAAGCACCAATGACAAGATTAACCGGATACGATATTACTGTTCCTTTTGCTAAAGGTGAATACTACCATGCAATTGACGATCGTAAAATTGTTAAGAAAATTAAAGAAGTCATGGACTTTAAATTTTAA
- a CDS encoding 2-oxo acid dehydrogenase subunit E2, whose product MSKIKSTPLARAMAAKLGINIENVKGTGIGGRILIDDIKNFKAPTATPVVQASAPVTSQSAPAAAPVAPVKPTLEAHSEAVTPIRKAIAKAMTNSWSNVAYTNLVHEIDMTRLWDIRSSIKDLVLKSENVKLTFLPYILKAVAIALKEFPKFLAKYNEQAQTLEYPGNINLGFAVDTEAGLMVPVINDANRLSIVELASEVSRLASAARKRTIKPAEMKGAGFTVTNYGSVGSLWGVPVINYPELAIAGVGAIIDKPVVKNGAVVPGKVMYLTVAGDHRWIDGAEIGRFASRVKELLENPEVLGVY is encoded by the coding sequence ATGAGTAAAATAAAATCAACTCCACTTGCTCGTGCAATGGCTGCAAAATTAGGAATCAATATCGAAAATGTTAAAGGTACTGGGATTGGTGGAAGAATTTTAATTGATGATATTAAAAACTTCAAAGCTCCAACTGCTACCCCTGTGGTACAAGCGAGTGCCCCTGTAACTTCTCAAAGTGCCCCAGCTGCTGCCCCAGTAGCTCCTGTAAAACCAACTTTAGAAGCACACAGTGAAGCGGTTACACCTATTCGTAAAGCTATTGCTAAAGCAATGACAAATTCATGATCAAATGTTGCTTATACAAATTTAGTTCATGAAATTGATATGACAAGATTATGAGATATTCGTAGCTCAATTAAAGATCTTGTTCTTAAATCTGAAAATGTTAAATTAACATTTTTACCTTACATTTTAAAAGCAGTTGCGATTGCATTAAAAGAATTTCCAAAATTCTTAGCTAAATACAATGAACAAGCACAAACTTTAGAGTATCCTGGAAATATTAATTTAGGATTTGCTGTGGACACTGAAGCTGGATTAATGGTACCAGTTATTAATGACGCTAACCGTTTAAGCATTGTAGAATTAGCATCTGAAGTTTCACGTTTAGCTTCTGCTGCAAGAAAAAGAACTATTAAACCTGCTGAAATGAAAGGTGCTGGATTCACTGTAACTAACTACGGTTCAGTTGGTTCATTATGAGGTGTACCAGTTATTAATTATCCTGAGTTAGCAATTGCTGGTGTTGGTGCAATTATTGACAAACCGGTTGTTAAAAATGGTGCTGTGGTACCAGGGAAAGTAATGTACTTAACTGTAGCTGGAGACCACCGTTGAATCGATGGTGCAGAAATTGGACGTTTTGCATCACGTGTTAAAGAATTATTAGAAAACCCTGAAGTGTTAGGAGTGTACTAA
- the lpdA gene encoding dihydrolipoyl dehydrogenase, translating to MYKFKFADIGEGLHEGVVAEIYKKEGDSVNEGDSLFSVETDKVTSDIPSPVSGTIKKVLMNQGDTIHVGQEIYVIDDGSGDSEEVATPTPTATESVPVSTPANGGASSSFYSFKFADIGEGLHEGVVAEIYKKEGDSVNEGDSLFSVETDKVTSDIPSPVSGKIKKVLMNQGDTIHVGQEIYVIDDGKDHSSESSAAPAAKPANGGGASVVGEVVVNDDLIDFSSFATSAAKPATEVKVETPAPAAASNKEAGKVYTGPIKAEYDVIVIGSGPGGYLAAEEAGKSGLKTLIVEKWAWGGVCLNTGCIPTKALLKSTEMISEVKNAAKYGLVANFDDIKFDQDQTWVKMHERKEGVVNKVAGSVKMLMKASKCDILEAEAKFVGAHEVEVNGEVYRAKNLILATGSRARKLDMIEGFAQGYQEGKIITSREAINYKEKLPKSLVIIGGGVIGVEFAQVFALSGTKVTILQNINQLLPGSDADVAKITKEALTHMNVEVVLNAQTNKYENGKLYYSVDDKEVVVEPELILTATGRAPVSEGLAEVGIKLGQHKEVIVDEYQETNVAGVYAIGDVTGQNMLAHVAYAHALVAVENILHKNSAKYQPKGVPGCIYIDPEIAFIGKTEAQAKAEGKDVFSSKYAFEYLGKAIATTKTEGFVKLVVDKEYGEILGASIVGANATDYIAEIALAMEQEVTVFELARTIHPHPTYNEIIWEAARSAALKLSLAKKK from the coding sequence ATGTATAAATTTAAGTTTGCTGATATTGGAGAGGGATTACACGAAGGTGTAGTTGCTGAAATCTACAAAAAAGAAGGTGATTCAGTTAATGAAGGAGACTCTTTATTTTCTGTTGAAACCGATAAAGTAACTTCTGATATCCCTTCACCTGTTAGTGGTACAATCAAAAAAGTTTTAATGAACCAAGGTGACACAATCCACGTTGGACAAGAAATTTACGTAATTGACGATGGTAGCGGGGACAGTGAGGAAGTTGCTACACCTACCCCAACCGCGACTGAATCAGTCCCAGTGTCTACACCTGCAAATGGTGGTGCATCAAGCAGTTTTTATTCATTTAAGTTTGCTGATATTGGGGAAGGTCTACACGAAGGTGTAGTTGCTGAAATTTACAAAAAAGAAGGTGATTCAGTTAATGAAGGGGACTCTTTATTTTCTGTTGAAACCGATAAAGTAACTTCTGACATCCCTTCACCTGTTAGTGGTAAAATCAAAAAAGTTTTAATGAACCAAGGTGACACAATCCACGTTGGACAAGAAATTTACGTAATTGACGATGGTAAAGACCACTCAAGTGAAAGTTCAGCAGCACCTGCTGCAAAACCTGCAAATGGTGGTGGAGCTAGTGTTGTTGGTGAAGTAGTTGTAAATGATGATTTAATTGACTTTTCAAGCTTTGCCACTTCAGCTGCAAAACCTGCTACAGAAGTAAAAGTTGAAACACCTGCCCCAGCTGCTGCAAGCAATAAAGAAGCTGGTAAAGTATACACTGGTCCTATTAAAGCTGAATATGATGTTATTGTAATTGGTTCAGGTCCAGGTGGTTACTTAGCTGCTGAAGAAGCTGGAAAATCAGGATTAAAAACTTTAATTGTTGAAAAATGAGCATGAGGTGGTGTTTGTTTAAACACTGGATGTATTCCAACTAAAGCTCTTTTAAAATCAACTGAAATGATTTCTGAAGTTAAAAATGCAGCAAAATATGGTCTTGTTGCAAACTTCGATGATATCAAATTTGACCAAGATCAAACTTGAGTAAAAATGCACGAACGTAAAGAAGGTGTAGTTAACAAAGTTGCTGGTAGCGTTAAAATGTTAATGAAAGCATCAAAATGTGACATTTTAGAAGCTGAAGCAAAATTTGTTGGTGCACATGAAGTGGAAGTTAATGGTGAAGTATACCGTGCTAAGAATTTAATTTTAGCAACCGGTTCACGTGCACGTAAACTTGATATGATCGAAGGATTCGCTCAAGGATATCAAGAAGGTAAAATTATTACTTCTCGTGAAGCAATTAATTACAAAGAAAAATTACCTAAATCACTAGTAATCATTGGTGGTGGTGTAATCGGTGTTGAATTTGCACAAGTGTTTGCACTTAGCGGTACCAAAGTTACTATTTTACAAAACATTAACCAATTATTACCAGGTAGTGATGCAGATGTAGCAAAAATTACTAAAGAAGCTTTAACACACATGAATGTTGAAGTAGTATTAAACGCTCAAACAAACAAATACGAAAATGGTAAACTATACTACAGCGTTGATGACAAAGAAGTTGTTGTTGAACCTGAATTAATCTTAACAGCAACTGGACGTGCTCCAGTTTCAGAAGGATTAGCTGAAGTAGGTATTAAATTAGGACAACACAAAGAAGTTATCGTTGATGAATACCAAGAAACTAATGTTGCTGGTGTGTATGCGATTGGTGATGTAACAGGTCAAAACATGTTAGCTCACGTCGCTTATGCACATGCATTAGTTGCTGTGGAAAATATTCTTCACAAAAACAGCGCAAAATACCAACCTAAAGGTGTTCCAGGATGCATTTACATCGATCCTGAAATTGCATTTATCGGTAAAACAGAAGCACAAGCGAAAGCTGAAGGAAAAGATGTCTTTTCATCTAAATATGCTTTTGAATATTTAGGAAAAGCAATTGCCACAACCAAAACTGAAGGATTTGTTAAATTAGTTGTTGATAAAGAATATGGTGAAATCTTAGGAGCAAGCATTGTTGGTGCAAATGCAACCGATTATATTGCTGAAATTGCTCTTGCAATGGAACAAGAAGTCACAGTATTTGAATTAGCACGTACAATTCATCCACATCCAACTTACAATGAAATTATTTGAGAAGCAGCTCGTAGTGCAGCCTTAAAACTTTCATTAGCTAAAAAGAAATAA
- the whiA gene encoding DNA-binding protein WhiA, with product MNKTSFSAFIKEEIITYNMKKSEIEDFLNGFILANSITKDETEYLKLTIKNPLIFNYVVSFLKKLKIQYQKSKITITIDDYKQDLYKISYSSPQHFFAGVFCGSGNIMDKNSTSYHLEISSHNLEALSLCINKLNEYDFNFQIIQRKNKWIAYIKKLDKIADFLAAIGAKKSYFELQDIKINRDLDNSINRINNIDFSNLTKSVKSSLNYSKMINFVLENNIEHLFSAEQLIFFDLKLNYPESSLQDLSLILSENHNIFISKSGLNHWLIKLKQVYKMYK from the coding sequence ATGAATAAAACAAGTTTTAGTGCCTTTATTAAAGAAGAAATAATTACTTATAATATGAAAAAAAGTGAAATTGAAGACTTTTTAAATGGTTTCATTTTGGCGAATTCAATCACTAAAGATGAGACTGAATATCTTAAATTGACAATTAAAAATCCGCTCATTTTTAATTATGTTGTTTCTTTTTTGAAAAAATTAAAAATTCAATATCAAAAAAGCAAAATAACTATCACTATTGATGATTATAAACAAGATTTGTATAAAATATCTTACTCTAGTCCACAACATTTTTTTGCTGGAGTCTTTTGTGGTAGTGGTAATATTATGGACAAAAATTCCACTTCATATCACTTGGAAATATCGTCGCACAATCTTGAAGCTCTGAGTCTTTGCATCAATAAATTAAACGAATATGATTTCAATTTCCAAATTATCCAACGAAAAAACAAATGAATAGCATATATTAAAAAATTAGATAAAATTGCCGATTTTTTAGCTGCGATTGGAGCAAAAAAATCATACTTTGAATTACAAGATATTAAAATTAATCGAGATTTAGATAATTCAATTAATCGAATCAACAATATCGATTTTTCAAATTTAACTAAATCAGTTAAATCATCATTAAATTATTCAAAAATGATCAATTTTGTTTTAGAAAATAATATTGAACATCTCTTTAGTGCTGAACAATTAATTTTTTTTGATTTAAAACTTAACTATCCCGAATCAAGTTTGCAAGATTTATCACTCATTTTGTCCGAAAATCACAATATTTTCATTTCTAAAAGTGGTTTAAATCATTGACTTATAAAACTCAAACAAGTTTATAAAATGTACAAATAA
- a CDS encoding low temperature requirement protein A: MIKKIVNTTKKAAVIELFYDLVFVLAIGKLTLLLHHIENGVIPLLTFAKFLLILIALVKLWIDKADMVNRFGENSIKDKLFILVDMTFLLFMCKMFEKDWYQTFYNFNIAFICLLISMSLNNLMYLCNKTLTKAEQKILILNISKHFFIILGTITGLLIGSKIGTYVIIATIIISWFAPLTYFRVNKHSPVKLEHLVERLNLLVIMFFGELIIGIVVFFEEFNLFAFICMIIVGSLFLYYSTNFEKMIDLHSHSRLNFLIWFAHIVIVISVILVTISFELSSEHMHAQNELSHIFVISLASIGLLMFVTMIILCMYFNRKTLQYRFFDIILDFAILFSGTILEFIFREDFFVVFSIYAVQCFALALHILIFNHNRTKKMRKVIIDTTK; the protein is encoded by the coding sequence TTGATAAAAAAAATAGTCAATACAACCAAAAAAGCAGCTGTTATTGAACTTTTTTATGATCTTGTTTTTGTTTTGGCAATTGGAAAATTAACTTTATTATTACACCACATCGAAAATGGTGTTATTCCACTTTTAACTTTTGCTAAATTCTTGTTAATTTTGATCGCTTTAGTCAAATTATGAATCGACAAGGCTGATATGGTCAATCGTTTTGGAGAAAATTCAATTAAAGATAAATTATTTATTTTAGTCGATATGACCTTTTTACTTTTTATGTGTAAAATGTTTGAAAAAGATTGATATCAAACTTTTTATAATTTCAATATCGCATTCATTTGTTTGCTCATTAGCATGTCGTTAAATAATTTAATGTATCTATGCAACAAAACTTTAACCAAAGCAGAACAAAAAATATTAATTTTAAATATTTCAAAACATTTCTTTATTATCTTAGGAACAATCACAGGATTATTAATCGGTTCAAAAATCGGAACTTATGTAATTATTGCGACAATTATTATTAGTTGATTTGCACCATTAACTTATTTTCGAGTTAATAAACATTCACCAGTTAAATTAGAACACCTAGTTGAACGACTAAATCTATTAGTTATAATGTTTTTTGGTGAGTTAATTATTGGTATTGTAGTCTTTTTTGAAGAATTTAACTTATTTGCCTTTATTTGCATGATTATTGTTGGTTCATTATTTCTTTATTACTCAACTAATTTTGAAAAAATGATAGATTTACATAGTCACTCCCGTTTAAATTTTCTAATCTGATTTGCTCATATTGTGATTGTTATTTCGGTTATTTTAGTCACAATTTCATTCGAATTGAGTTCTGAACACATGCATGCTCAAAATGAACTATCACATATTTTTGTTATTTCACTAGCTTCAATTGGCTTACTAATGTTTGTGACAATGATAATTTTGTGTATGTATTTTAATCGCAAAACACTTCAATATAGATTTTTTGACATTATTTTAGATTTTGCGATTCTCTTTAGTGGTACCATCTTAGAATTTATCTTCCGAGAAGACTTTTTCGTTGTTTTTAGCATTTATGCTGTACAATGTTTTGCATTAGCACTTCATATTTTAATTTTCAACCACAATCGTACTAAAAAAATGCGTAAAGTAATTATTGATACAACAAAATAA